The Ictalurus punctatus breed USDA103 chromosome 9, Coco_2.0, whole genome shotgun sequence genome contains a region encoding:
- the LOC108270190 gene encoding potassium channel subfamily K member 16: MAQLQVTGARFSWTTLLALSQFTYLLLGATVFQLLEKEAESQNRNQFQMDKLNFLANYTCLDGPALEKFVKVILDARESGVNPSGNSTNPSNWDFGSSFFFAGTVVTTIGYGNLSPTTYPGQVFCVFYALCGIPLNLAFLNQLSKCLSLHLGRLENRMMSMVPHKQCVEVLAVALFLLMGSLLFLIFPPVIFSYVEGWSYGEGFYYAFITLSTIGFGDYVVGNGQDKQNVSVYRCLAAVWIIFALAWLALLLNIGARIMEHFLGLKQPPITSRDERRSSVRKQDEGRSTPENQPQETEKEKGFFKIRMV, translated from the exons ATGGCTCAGCTCCAGGTCACAGGTGCGAGGTTTAGCTGGACCACTCTGCTGGCCCTGTCTCAATTTACCTACCTGCTGTTGGGGGCCACCGTTTTCCAGTTGCTTGAGAAAGAGGCTGAGAGCCAAAATCGCAACCAATTTCAAATGGACAAACTCAACTTTCTGGCTAATTACACCTGCCTGGATGGACCAGCCTTGGAGAAGTTTGTAAAG GTGATTTTAGATGCAAGGGAAAGCGGTGTGAACCCTTCAGGAAACTCCACTAACCCGAGTAACTGGGATTTTGGCAGTTCTTTCTTCTTTGCAGGGACAGTTGTCACCACTATAG GCTATGGAAATCTCTCACCCACCACATACCCAGGGCaggttttctgtgtgttttacgCCCTGTGTGGGATCCCCCTTAACCTGGCCTTCCTCAACCAGCTTAGCAAGTGTCTCAGCCTTCATCTGGGACGCCTGGAGAACAGGATGATGTCAATGGTGCCTCACAAG CAGTGTGTGGAGGTGCTGGCCGTGGCTTTATTCCTACTCATGGGCAGTCTGCTCTTCCTGATCTTCCCACCGGTGATCTTCAGCTACGTGGAGGGCTGGTCATATGGAGAGGGCTTCTACTACGCCTTCATAACACTCAGCACCATTGGCTTTGGAGACTATGTGGTCG GAAATGGCCAGGACAAGCAAAACGTCTCTGTGTACCGCTGCCTAGCAGCAGTGTGGATCATCTTTGCACTGGCATGGCTCGCCCTTCTTCTCAACATCGGCGCCAGGATCATGGAGCATTTTCTCGGCCTTAAACAGCCCCCCATCACCTCAAGAGACGAGCGAAGGTCTTCAGTAAGGAAGCAGGATGAGGGGCGGAGTACACCAGAGAACCAACCCCAAGAGACGGAGAAGGAAAAAGGCTTCTTTAAAATCAGAATGGTTTAA